Part of the Zonotrichia leucophrys gambelii isolate GWCS_2022_RI unplaced genomic scaffold, RI_Zleu_2.0 Scaffold_73_224053, whole genome shotgun sequence genome is shown below.
GGATCCAGgaatgggtttggggttccagggagggatttggggattcagggattgggattggggattcAGGGATGAGATTGGGGGTCCAGAGAGGGGTTTGTGGGTCCAGAAAGGGATTTGAGGGTGCAGAAAGCGGTTTGGGGTCCAGGGATGGGTTTGAGGCGttcagggatgggtttgggggttcaaggaaggggtttgggggtccagggaggaatttgggggtccAGGGATGGGTTTAGGGGTGCagaaaggggtttgggggtccagggatggggattggggattcagggattgggattggggttccagggatGAGACTGGGGGTCCAGGGAGGAGTTTGTGGGTCCAGAAAGGGATTTGAGGGTGCAGAAAGTGGTTTGGGGGTTCCaggaaggggtttggggttccagggacgagtttggggttccagggatgggactgggGCTCCAATAACCACACAGCACACCGCACCACCTCCACAAAACCCCATTTGGGGCATTTTCCGCCCCAAAgccgccgctccccgcgggTTCTCCCGGCGCTACCGGGGCCCGCAGTGCCCGGCCCAGCCGCGGGGGTCGCCGATGTCGAAGCTGTGGCCGGAGCTCCAATCGCGCTCGAACGCGGCCCGGAGCCGCTCCCGGAAGGagcccgagcccggcccgggctGCGCCACCACCAGCGCCGAGCCCGCCGTGCGCTCGAAGTAATCCCCGGACCAGTTGGAGGTGCCTGAGGGCGTTTGGGGAAGGGGAAATAACACAAAACCAGCTCAAAATGGGTCAAAACGCcccaaaacaccaccaaaatGCATCAAAATGCCACGAAACcgccccaaaatgccccaaaaggCCACCAAAATGCACCCAAATGCACCAAAATaccacaaaaccaccccaaaatgccTCAAAAGGCCACCAAAATGCACCCAATTaccacaaaaccaccccaaagtGCCTCAAAACACCAACAAAATGCACCCAAATGCCCCCAAAGGCCACCAAAATGCACCCAAGTGcacaaaaataccacaaaaccaccccaaaatgccTCAAAAGGCTacaaaaatgccccaaactgccccaaaattccacaaaaccaccccaaaaataccccaaacctcccccaaGTGCCGCCCAAATGCCCCCAAATACCCcccaaacagcccaaaaatccccaaaatacccccaaaccacccccaaaataccccaaaacacctCTACCTCCCCCAAAATGcctcccaaacaccccaaaacatcccaaaagCCCCAAATGCCCCCCAAACGGACCGACGTAGGCGGCCTGGTCGGTCACCATGTACTTGGTGTGGCTGACGCGGGCGAAGGGGATGCGGCTCTGGGCCGCGCTGGACGGGACCACGAACAGGCGCTGGAGGGGGGACAGGAATGTCACCCCTGAGGGACTGTCACCTCCCAAAGGGactgtcaccatccctgggggaaTTGTCACCTCCCCTGAGGGAAttgtcaccatccctgaggGGATTGTCACACCCCTGAGGGACTGTCACACCCCTGAGGGGAttgtcaccatccctgagggaattgtcaccatccctgggggaaTTGTCATCTCCCCAGAGGGactgtcaccatccctgggggaaTTGTCACACCCCTGAGGGAATTGTCACCTTTCCTGAGGGACTGTCACACCCCTGAGGGACTGTCACCTTCCCTGAGGGAATTGTCACACCCCTGAGGGactgtcaccatccctgggggaaTTGTCACCTCCCAAAGGGattgtcaccatccctgggggaCTGTCACACCTCTGAGGGACTGTCACCACATTGTCACTCCCTGAGGGATGTCACCCCCTGAGGGGACTGTCACACCCCTGAGGGGAttgtcaccatccctgaggGAATTGTCACACCCCTGAGGGAAttgtcaccatccctgaggggattgtcaccatccctgaggGAATTGTCACACCCCTGAGGGGAttgtcaccatccctgaggGACTGTCACCTTCCCTGAGGGACTGTCACCTCCCCTGAGGGGactgtcaccatccctgaggggattgtcaccatccctgggggaaTTGTCACCACCCCTGAGGGGAttgtcaccatccctgaggGACTGTCACCTTCCCTGAGGGATTGTCACCTTCCCTGAGGGactgtcaccatccctgggggatTGTCACCCCCCTGAGGGGATTGTCACCGATGTCACTCCCCTGAGGGACTGTCACACCTCAAGGGATGTTGCACCTCCCTGAGGGACTGTCACCTCCCTGAGGGATGTCACCATCCCTGAGGGAATTGTCACCATCCTGGGGGATTGTCACCCCCTGAGGGATGTCACCTCCCTGAGGGATTGTCACCTCCCTGAGGGATTGTCACATCCCTGAGGGACTGTCACCATCCTAGGGGATTGTCACCACCCCTGAGGGGactgtcaccatccctgagggactgtcaccatccctgaggggattgtcaccatccctgagggactgtcaccatccctgaggGGATTGTCACACCCCTGAGGGGactgtcaccatccctgagggactgtcaccatccctgaggGATTGTCACACCCCTGAGGGATTGTCACCTCTGAGGGGATTGTCACACCCCTGAGGGactgtcaccatccctgaggGGACTGTCACCTCCCAAAGGGACTGTCACCATTCCTGAGGGATTGTCACACCCCTGAGGGACTGTCACCTCCCTGAGGGACTGTCACCTTCCCTGAGGGAATTGTCACACCCCTGAGGGAactgtcaccatccctgaggGGACTGTCACAcccctgagggatttgggaaaatggagggaaaattggggaaaaatggagggaaatgaggggaaaattggggggaaaatttgggaaaatggggaaaaatttgggggagaatggggaaaaatttgggggaaatgggaaaaattgagaaaaatttgggaaaatggggaaaaatttggggagaaTGcggaaaaataggggaaaatgggggaaaaataggggaaaatgggggaaatgaaGGGGAAATAGGGGGGAAAttagggaaaatggggaaaaatttggggaaaatggggaaaaattgggggaaaattggggaaaaattagggaaaattgggaaaaatggaggaaaaattagggaaaaattggggaaaagcaggagaaaaatggggaaaatttagggaaaaattgggggaaaattgaggaaaattgggaaaaattagggaaaaatggaggaaaaattgaggaaaaacgGGGAAAAGCTGTCACCCTTTAAAGAGCCCGGCACCCCCCGATGCCGCCCGCCGTCACGCACCACCTGCACGGCGTAGCGGGTGCCGTTGTCGGCCAGCGCGGCCAGCGAGCGCAGGAAGGGGAACATGCTGGGGCGGCTGTGGCGCCAGCAGCCGGCCAGCAGCCGCAGCGCCACCCCGCGCTCCACCACGGCGCGCCGCAGCCGCTCGTCGATGGCCGGCCAGAAGCGCTCGGGCCGCGAGAACTCCGTGCTGACCACGTAGCTCATCACGGCCACGTCCACCCACTGAGCGGCGCCGTCGATCACCGACAGCAGGGCGGCCAGGTCCGGAGTGCGGCCGGCGGCGCACAGAGCGGGGGGAGAGCTCTGCGGGGACACGGAAAGGGGGGTTGGACCCCACCGTGGTGACCCGTGGTGGATTTGATCTTGGTGTGCTGACACATGGTGGGTTTGACCTTGGTGTGCTGACACATGGTGGGTTTGACTCATGATGAGCTTGATCCATGGTGGGTTTGACTCTGGCATGGTGACCCCAGTGTGGTGACCCATGGTGGCTTTGACCTTGGTGTGGTGACATGTGTGACCAGTGGTTGACCAGGTGGGTTGACCTTGTGGTGACCCCAGTGTGGTGACATCAGGGTAGGTTTGACCCATGTGGTTGACTGTGGTTTGACCACCATGGTGGGTGACCTGGTGTGGTTTGACCTTGGTTTTGGTGGTGACCCATGGTGGGTTTGACCCATGGTGGGTTTGACCCCAGCATGGTGCCATCAGGGTGGGTTTGACCCCCGGTGGGTTTGACCCATGGTGGGTTTGACCCATGGTGAGTTTGACCCCAGCATGGTGACATCAGGGTGGGTTTGACCCATGGTGGGTTTGACCCATGGTGGGTTTGACCTTGGTGTGGTGACTCCTCTGGTCTGGTGACCCCCAGCACGATGACCCCCAGCATGGTGACCCCAGCATGGTGACCCCAGCATGGTGACCCCCCCATGTGGCACCTACCGAGAAGAAGACGGTGGCCTCGGTGCCGTTGAGCGTCATCTCCAGCGGCGTCTCCAGGTTGATGGAGGTGGAGAAGTTGTCCGGCCACGGCGCCGGGATGGACGCGTCGGGGACGCCCAATGACCAGTAGGCCTCGAAGATTTTGCCCAAATCCTtggccaggcagctgcagttgtAGATGGCGGCTCCGAGCTCCTTCACCTGCGGCGCGCGGGACGGCACCGGTGGCACGGTGGGACGGCGTCATTGTCCCTCCCCGATGGACGGGGCTTGGGACAGCACCGGGGATGGGGTTGGGGGGGTTCCCATCCCATTGGGTTGAGGGCCAACCGGTGGGTTTGGCACTGCCCAATTGGGGTTTGGGACCACCCATTGGGTTTGGGTCAAGCTCATTTGGTTTGGCACCAATTCCACTGGGTTTGGCACCGTCCGTGTTGGGTTTGGGTCAAGCTCATTGGGTTTGGGATCATCCACGTTGGGTTTGGGTCAAGTCATTGGGTTTGAGATCCTCTATGCTGGGTTTAGGGTCAAGTCGTTGGGTTTGGGACCATCCatgttgggtttggggtcaaGTCATTGGGTTTGAGGTCAACCCCATTGAGTTCCACACCAATCCCATTGGGTTTGGCACCATCCATCTTGGGTTTGGGGCCAACCCCATTGAGTTTGACACCATCCATTTGGTTTGGCACCATCCACATTGGGTTTGGCGTCAACTCCATTGGGTTTCACACCAATCCATTGAGTTTGGCACCATCAATGTTGGTTTTGGCACCATCCATTGGGTTTGGGGCCAACGCCATTGGGTTCCACACCAATCCAATTGGGTTTGACACCATCCATGTTGGGTTCGACACCATCCCTTGTGTTCTACACCAATTCCATTGGGTTCCACACCAAACCCGTTGGGTTCCACACCAACCCCATCGGGTTTGGGGTCAACCCTATTGGGTTCCACACCAATCCCATTGGGTTTGGCACCTTCCATTGGTTTGGGGCCAACCCCACTGGGTTCCACACCAATCTCATTGAGTTTGGCACCATCCATTGGGTTCCACACCAACCCCATCGGGTTTGGGATCAACCTCATTGGGTTTGGCACCATCCATTGGATTTGGGGTCAACCCCATTGGGTTTGGCACCATCCATTGGGCTCTACACCAACCCCATTGGGTTTGTCCCCACCCCTGTTGGGTTCGTCCCCACCCCGTTGGGTTTGTCCCCACCCGTTGGGTTTGGCACCATCCATCGGGTTTGTCCCCACCCGTTGGGTTTGTCCCCACCCCGTTGGGTTTGTCCCCACCCCGTTGGGTTTGTCCCCACCCCGTTGGGTTCGTCCCCACCCGTTGGGTTTGTCCCCACCCCGTTGGGTTTGTCCCCACCCCGTTGGGTTTGTCCCCACCCCGTTGGGTTTGGCACCATCCATCGGGTTTGTCCCCACCCCGTTGGGTTCGTCCCCACCCGTTGGGTTCGTCCCCACCCGTTGGGTTTGTCCCCACCCGTTGGGTTTGTCCCCCCCCCGTTGGGTTCGTCCCCCCCCGTTGGGTTCGCCCCCCCCCGTTGGGTTCGTCCCCCCCCGTTGGGTTCGTCCCCACCCGTTGGGTTCGTCCCCACCCCGTTGGGTTTGTCCCCACCCGTTGGGTTTGTCCCCACCCATTGAGTTCGTCCCCACCCCGTTGGGTTTGTCCCCACCCCGTTGGGTTCGTCCCCACCCCGTTGGGTTCGTCCCCACCCGTTGGGTTTGTCCCCATCCATCGGGTTCGTCCCCACCCTGTTGGGTTCGTCCCCACCCCATTGGGTTCGTCCCCACCTGTTGGGTTTGTCCCCACCCCGTTGGGTTTGTCCCCACCCATTGGGTTTGTCACCATCCATTGGGTTTGTCCCCACCCGTTGGGTTTGTCCCCACCCCGCTGGGTTTGTCCCCATCCACTGGGTTTGTCCCCACCCCGTTGGGTTTGTCCCCACCCCGTTGGGTTTGTCCCCACCCCGTTGGGTTCGTCCCCGCCCCCGCCGTGCCCCACCTGCGTCAGGGCCCTCCAGTCCATGTTGGCGCTGCCGATGTAGAGATGGGCGCCGTCCACCAGCCAGAACTTGGTGTGCAGCACGCCGCCCGTCAGGCGCGGCAGGTCCACGGCGCGCACGGCCGCGCCTGCGGCACCGCGGTCACACACCGGGACCCCAGACCCGccgggaccccagacccaccgggaccccagacccaccgggaccccagacccacctgcgGCACCGCGGTCACACACCGGGACCCCAGACCCGCCGGGACCCCAGACCCgctgggaccccagacccacctgagcccccagacccccgggaccccagacccaccgggaccccagacccacctgtgcccccagacccacctgagcccccccagacccacctgcgGCACCGCGGTCACACAccgggaccccagacccaccggaccccagacccaccgggaccccagacccacctgcgGCACCGCGGTCACACACCGGGACCCCAGACCCGCTGGGACCCCAGACCCGCCTGGACCCCAGACCCACTGGGACCCCCAGACCCGccgggaccccagacccacctgagctcccccagacccacctgcgtcccccagacccacctgagccccccagacccatctgagcccccagacccacctgtgccccccagacccacctgcgccccccagacccacctgtgCCCCCCAGACCCACCGGGACCCAGACCCACCTGAgctcccccagacccacctgccGCATCGCGGTCACCCAccgggaccccagacccaccggGACCCCCAGAACCACCAGGACCCCAGATCCACCTGTACCCCCAGACCCAccgggaccccagacccacctgagccccagagccacctgagccccagacccacctgagcctccccagacccacctgggaCCCTCAGACCCACCTGAgctcccccagacccacctgcaCCCCCCCAGACCCAGTtgtgcccccagacccacctgcgcccccagacccactgggacccccagacccacctgtgcccccagacccacctgagcccccagacccactgGGACCCACAGACCCAcctgagcccccagacccaccaggacccccaaattGGGGGGTGACCCCGACCCCGCTCACCGCTGCGCTCCAGGGCTTGGAGGTCGTCCAGGGGCGCGGTGGGCGAGGGCGCGCTGACCGCAACACGCACGGCCACGCCGCGGGACggcagctgctgcagcgccGCCAGGAGGCGCTCACCCTGAgggcaaaaatggggggaaaatgggggaaaatcaggggaaattgggaaaaaaaacagggaaaaatggggaaaaaaacccggggaaaatcaggggaaattgggaaaaaaaccagggaaaaatggggaaaaaa
Proteins encoded:
- the PLD3 gene encoding 5'-3' exonuclease PLD3 gives rise to the protein MGLSGAYKQLDPPDPREPPTPKRPQGPALFVLLSILFLLTFLLLLHLRHHRGGDTDGTCGDTCSIVLVESIPEGLGLGPERGRSTFEAWMELLGRARHSVDIASFYWTLTNQDTRTHEPSAEQGERLLAALQQLPSRGVAVRVAVSAPSPTAPLDDLQALERSGAAVRAVDLPRLTGGVLHTKFWLVDGAHLYIGSANMDWRALTQVKELGAAIYNCSCLAKDLGKIFEAYWSLGVPDASIPAPWPDNFSTSINLETPLEMTLNGTEATVFFSSSPPALCAAGRTPDLAALLSVIDGAAQWVDVAVMSYVVSTEFSRPERFWPAIDERLRRAVVERGVALRLLAGCWRHSRPSMFPFLRSLAALADNGTRYAVQVRLFVVPSSAAQSRIPFARVSHTKYMVTDQAAYVGTSNWSGDYFERTAGSALVVAQPGPGSGSFRERLRAAFERDWSSGHSFDIGDPRGWAGHCGPR